The Glycine soja cultivar W05 chromosome 9, ASM419377v2, whole genome shotgun sequence sequence tagtttGTCATAACATTTTGTTAATTTGATTCATTAGATGTCcaatattttaatacttttgtcAAACTTAGCTTAGTATTTACTTTTGTAATTTAAGACAAACAAACTTTCGTGAATTAAATTTAGATATAGAAACTAACAGTAATTTCATgaataaattgataatataacAGTGAACCAATTTGCAAATCGTGCATGTGTGGTAATTTAGACAATTCTTCCTTTAAAATAGTTActataaaatcaaacatatacataaaaatcaaacatgtcAATTTGTAATTCGACAAGACGGTAAGTATTTCTCTATTTGTTTATGCATGTAGTGCAGCCTATAATAGACATTTACTCAGGAAACATCAAGAGATACGGTTCTGCATTTGCCTGCGTTGGAATGCTCACGATGGAGAACCAAATACACTAAAATTATTTGCAAATTCTTTCTCAATAAACTATCcaaacaattttcaaatttcttcTCCTGTTCTACATAATACAGCTTTAAACTCAGTATCCAGCTGCTTTCTattgcaggaaaaaaaaaaacaaaaacgaaGGTCCAAGATAAAAAAACTCTAAGCCTCTGGTCAGATGTTTCATAATAGGATTACATTATATAGAACCAAACTACACAACAATCAGTCGATGACTTTTGGTACAGACTAGAAAATGCTATTTTGGAGAAAACACAGACACTCAACGATTGGTGCCATCTCCATTATCCTCCATCTCTTCTGCATCCTCAAATCTTTGATCATTGATTTGAAGCTGTAATAAATTAAACTGGATATAAGTAAAGGAGCACagagaaaacaaattataaaaacttgtAAAGAATTTGAGTTTCTCATTTTATAGATGAACGATCGTATAAGGGTGATACCTTGTGTCTATAAGCGTCGTGAAGATTAacatcatcaaagagaaaaatattgtataaatataaaatatgcttCAACCAGTTTATACATCGCTTTTGTGTTGTTATCGTTTTCAGTAACTATATATTTCTTAAACATATCAACTTGCAGAAAATAATATTCCAGTTTGTTCTCTAATTACCAAAGAACTTAAAAtgcaaaatgtaaaaattaaatgcattaaGTAGAATTATGAAAACTTCTATCAGATTATATTGACATTATCATCCAATTTATCCTCTCAACAATATGACCATTGAATTGGAGGTTCATATAAAATAGAGtaagtttataaaatttcaggcaaataaaatacttattaaTACTTTATTGCACTATTCTATTTTGACAGCTAATATGCCATTGAAATACAAGTAAATGTTCATTATAAGATAACACcaacaaatttcaaaattgtatgaaatttgatattttgataTACATGATCAAAAAGATAATATCAAATGATTTAACCATTGGATTGTTTAATTTCGTATTCTGTAGAATGTTATTAAGGGGCGTAAGTACAAAAGTTTGACGCACAATGCCAAATAATTGTGATTGGCAGATTATGCTTACAAAATGCTTTAATTCAAACGAAAGTCCTTATTCTCTCATTTTATTAGAAGAGCTACATCCCTGTGTCAGAGAATCATACTGCAAAAACAGAAGTAGATAGAGAAGTACAAGGAAGAACACCCAACCTCAAGTATTGTACGAGCTAGGTCATGATTTCCATTTGAGTGACCAATAGAGTTGGCTGGATGGTGAGAGATATAACCTTCTTCCTctgttagaaaaagaaaatgtctAAGAATAATACAGTAAGCCCATACGGATGTATTAGGAATCAAGATTAAAGCCCGCACACATACCTGCTTCTTCATCTCCCATCTGATCAGCACTAAAAAACCAACCATGTTCTTCTCCTTCCCCTGAAAGAACAACACAACTCAGAAGGAAGAAAACACGAGAGTGAGGAAAAGTGTATCTATCtgtatgtaaaaaataatactgACCATCATTTGGTTCTGGATTAAGCTCTGCACACTGGCAGAATATTGCAAAGAGAGAATCCACTGGAAAACAATGATGTGACACATAAGCAAAAGTACTAAAACGAAGCATAATGTAAAGAGTGGGGAAGATAAGAAAAAGATACATTGTGTAGGATCAGAGGGAATGAGCCTCATCTCTGCGATGTTGGACAAATCTTGTGGGATATGAATGGATTCAGAATCAGTGTGGTCATCATCAGCTTCTCCTGTATCAATCTAGAGGAAGAAGAGCAACGAatgagaaagatgaatggagggaaAATATGGGAAAAGAATAGAATTAGGACAGGTACCTGGGTATATAAACAAGGAAGAGGATAGGCTTCAGGGTCTCTAGAGACTGCATGGAGAGAGATAGACAAAAAATCAACGGCATATCCTTTAGTCTTGTCTAAATCACTCAACCATATTACTTGCCTGTATGTAATTGTAAGTTAGACCAAAGTGTAAATAGAGCACACAACAAatacaaagagaaagaaattgtgaatgagAGGAGAGCATACTTGTTAGTGATATAGAGCGTGCCGGGGGACTGACGAGGAAGATCGCCGAGGACAATGTCTATGCCGGCTTGTACCTGCATCAACTCCTCCCCGCTATCACTGTCAAGGACTGGCTCTCCGCTACAGCTTATCTCTCTCACGCCTGAcaccatttcttcttctcttttctgtTCTGCTCACAAATACGCAGAAGAGGACCACATATTGTTAACATGAAGTGAACCAGAccaattagtttaaaaattcaAACACCATAGCAAGGTTCATATTGCTGCGATGGAAAGGAAACTTGACTGAGAATACTGACTAACATTCGAAAATTCATTGAACACAATAATGATATGAATAAACAGCTAAAGAGTAAAGCAACAAATTCATACGATATAACAAGGAGACTAGAGCATGAGAGAGGGAGATGAACCTGAGAATAAGAGGAGTGAGTGAAAATTTTCGAAATTGCGAGGCTAGGGTTTAATTTTAAAGGGGTTCTGTTTTCGTTTGGTTTGGGTCAGGCTCGTCTTCGGGCTCCGAGAAAATCCACTCCTCCCCCGGTCACCCCCTAAAATTGAGAATTAaatgttaataatgtaatatttatataataaatatattcttatacatgacacagttttattatttaattaaaatatcataaaactagtagaatatgttttaaaaaactcaagtatatattaatatattagataaaattcataattatatcctatatatacataaataaattagacTTGGAAAGAATATTGATAcagtatttaatattattaatatactaGCATTTACGTGAATGTAGAAATAAGTACATACTTTATATATAGTatgacaaaattttatatttaattaaaattttataaagtgAACTTataaaacatgttaaaaaaatttaaacgtgTATTACTATAATATATAGAAATTGATAAATATGTATATGAgtgatattaaaattaagaaaaatattaacgtAGCATTGttattaatgtaatatttatatctttgttgatataaatatttgttaaaatagtttaaaatgtaaaactacataaaaagataaaaataataaaagtttatcttaaataaaaaattaaaaagaaaatctaataaatatttaagaaaaaaaataaatataaaaattaaaactagcatttttaaaatatttaaaacatttattaaattaattaaaaatgaactgAAATGTTACAAATATATTCTAATggatataaaagataaaagatatgaTATATTTAAGAAAGCAGAAAGACAAtgttaataatgaattaattcCATTT is a genomic window containing:
- the LOC114425778 gene encoding chloride conductance regulatory protein ICln-like yields the protein MVSGVREISCSGEPVLDSDSGEELMQVQAGIDIVLGDLPRQSPGTLYITNKQVIWLSDLDKTKGYAVDFLSISLHAVSRDPEAYPLPCLYTQIDTGEADDDHTDSESIHIPQDLSNIAEMRLIPSDPTQLDSLFAIFCQCAELNPEPNDGEGEEHGWFFSADQMGDEEAEEEGYISHHPANSIGHSNGNHDLARTILELQINDQRFEDAEEMEDNGDGTNR